ATTAAGTATGAAACAACTTATGCTAAAATTCTCATTGGTTATCAATCAAATGTAGATTTTTACAAAGAAAGTGTTATGGCAGAGTGCATATCCTCAATAAACAAACTACACTGTTGCGCATGAATAAGTAAATGCATATAATGATATATTATTGTTACATACATATAAGACTGAAATAATGAAAGGATTCTGCTGTCAAAATAACTCTGATGTGTCTTGGACTTTTTAGACAGTGATAGACTATGCTGATAAAATGAGTTGATGAAGAAATGTCCAAGTCTTTATCTTATTACCAGTTTGCCTAAAAGTctgttcaaataaaaattgtacctTGTAATTACATTACACAAAATAATGTGGCAAATTGATTACtttattacatatattgtttgttcATTGCAGGAAACATATGAGGTGACTGCAGAACTTAACCCAGGAATTGTCCGTTTCAAGAAAAAGTCAAATGATTGGGATAACTGGAGAGTAAAAGTAGAGGAGAAGTTCAATGTGAAAATTTTCTGCTCAGAAGATGCTGTGAAAGTTGGAGGCATGTTTCATGACATACTTGAGCTGGAGAACTATTTAGAAAGCAGTTCTGCACTAGATGATCCTATAATGTCTGATGGCATGTTTGATAGTAGTGGTAAAAGTTTAGTACCTATGCCCTTGAATGAAGACCATTTCGGCCAGATTCATCACTCACCCATTTTGGTTAGGATGTCAGAAACTGAATATCAAGCCTTTATGTTGCTGTGCAAATTAGAAGAAACTACCAATGAAGAAAAGAATATACGCATATGTTATGATATAACTGCACATGGTATGTTAATATCAACAAGCAGAAATATACCCACAGTTAAACAGCAAGTAGAACGAGAGCTTCAAATCCtaaaaaataatgaaaggcaCATACAAATACAGAGTGAAACCGACCTGACATTAGCCACACAAGCCATTGAGAAGGTCCAGGAAGAAATGAAAGTATTTTGCTGCATAACTAGCAATAATCAAGATGTCATGATAACAGGTCTTCATTTTGATGAGGTTGAAAAAGCATCTTGCCTGATATCACAATCATTGCAGCTTCCAGTACCTGACCAGACTGGAATGTTTAGTTATTGTTACAGGATTTCAGACTTGCTCATTTTTGTGCAAAAAGGTGATATAGCACATACGAAAGCTGATTGCATTGTTGTGCCTTCTGTTATATACATAGGTGGTATTAATTCTTCTTCCAAAGGTATTGTTGGACAGTTAGCATCCATCAAAGGAAGTCAGTTTAAAGAAAAATGCCATGAATCAGCCACCAAAGAGAATAAGTGTTTGAAGGAGAATGAATGTAGAGTAATCAAAAATTGCAGCCTTCCTTTGACAGATCAGGTTATGCTTGTCAAAATACCATATATTTACACAGTAAGCCAGGAGAAATTGAAGGCATTTGAAGACTTACTTCTCAAGGTGGTTTTAACAGCAGACGAGCAAAATGTTTACACTCTCGCTCTTCCTTTACTATCATCAGGTATGAAAAATATTGCTcttacattttttagctcacctgagccaaaggctcatggtgagcttttgtgaccgctcaatgtccgtcgtctgtccgtcaacattttctaaaaaactcttcttcttgaaaaccacttggcagaattactttacaggaatgatctttggTGGTCCCCTTtcgaaattgttcaaagaatttaattccatgcagaaaaactttaaaaatcttcttgtccaaaaccgcaaggcatagagccttgatatttggcatgtgacaacatcttatggtcctctatcaagattgttcaaattgtgcccctggtgtgaaaagaggccctgccctggggggtcacaagttttacatagacatatagtaaaaactttaaaaatcttgtctaaaaccacatgacctaggcctttgatattttgtatgtagcattgccttgtggtcctctaccagaattattcaaattatgcccatggcttgaaaagaggctctgcctgGGGggcatgttttacatagacttatatagaaaaaaaaactttaaaaatcctgcctgaaactgcaaggcctaggcttttgatattaagtatgttgcctttcctagtgtttctctaccaatattgttcaaattatgtccctagggtgaaaagaggccctgccctgggggtaccaagtttaacttagacttaaataggaaaaaattaaagaacatcttgtctgaaatttcaaggcctaggcatttgatatttggagtgtaacattgcctggtggatctctaacaagtttgttcaaattatgccccttgggtgaaaagaggccccaccctgggggtcacttgttataattatgagttatataggaaaactacttcaaaaattgtcaggtcatatttcctagactgtttaattataattacctgatgacccaagcgattagggatcacttgagtgtgaccttgacctactgacctactttcttgttttttaagatacagccttgaaatttggatgacatgtacagttttgcacaccaatcttaaaactgtttttcagtgaccatgaatgtgacttactgacctactttctaatattttagcatcagtttgccgtttgaaacatgtggctcattttactcaggtgagcgattcagggtcatcttgatcctcttgttttacatataacaaatagttgatttttagcttgactatacaagtagagctgtcctactcaaccTAGCGTCAGTGTCCACACCTTGGCACTttttctttatctctgtaatggatttgtttcaaacttaaaatagttattcctcatcatcacccacatcatatggcacaatggTCATAAATCTCGCATCAATATGTTATGAATTATCTcaactttttacttagaatttcatgtgaggttaaagttttgatgcactttctaaTATATGAACTCGATTTGTTTCTCACATCTTGGATGCATCCAAACTGTACTTGCTATGATTTTaaatagggatgggaacgaatactgaaatcaatattcgaatattcggtttgccatattcgaatatattcgaatattcggtttgttttaatggaagcttttaattcttattaagtgattagcatatacacaacgtattcatttgtttaaagcgtggatcatcgtacgtaataaggccaaaaactGGGGTTTTTttgggtaacccgatcctacctagcaaaacccgccgatcctagcgttttatttcactattctgtcagtataatcatgaacatatttaactaattcagtgttttagcttcaaaatgatacaaaaaatcaaaacgattataatttagaccgtcgcaattttatttaaaaatagcaggttgtcccatttaaacacgtgatgcgctgttgtattaccgccgccatttcgaaaattttcaatcggcgtgtaaaaatcgtcgtgtaaaaagcaagtaaggcagacttaaacctccatcaacatgaacttatgcatcaatcataagttatttcttgattttcttataaagtacttcaaaatttaattcgaatacggccgattgcggatgaaaactgattctgcggatggtctgaaacatcgtacaaaatattgtgaaaagatcggcaaTATTTACAAGTtcggtattgttttcgaaaaaaaaaattctacaacttgttacataaaacaggcgccagtaaaaatgaacaaaagataaaaagatatcacatttacgcctaatacaaactgttaatccgtagcgatgaccccaggtaattatgcattgcaattttcttgttaattggagatcttttgacatgcatctgacacattgacgcctgttgcaaactgttaatccgtaacgatggcccctgccaattatgcattgctattttcttgttaattggacatatTTTGATactcgataaacaaacatgacatggttttattctgtagaattagcatgctcatattgccccaAATCAATGatactttgaagaaaaaaaatacaataatttacgaatattcgaatttgattttcatattcgaatattcgaccgattttcgaatattcgaatattcgttcccatccctaattttaaactaaactggaactgattaatttgattaaacacctacAGTCTAACCTGCACTAATGGTCACCTccaatcagcggtcacctccattcagcggtcattttatgatGCCCCTGatggattttcctctatttcctCACTTTATTCAGCGTCCACCTCCTGTCCATGGCCAGCAGCCACCAAAATTGTCTCCCGACCAccatatttgacccctttcagtggccatgtttcttccaaaaccaattatttttaggcgatAACCGCCGAAGATACATGAATTTTGAGaaacacgtgattgctaagtttcgcgttaCTTCACCACAAgaatgacaaaatgacatgagcttctcaattaaaactgataaccaaaggtgtgatccccttttgttatgatcagatggccagtaattatcgacAATTAGCATGTCACCtcatgtcaattttgttgttctcAGTTTgctctcggttaaagataatattcgatatctaattagtagcataatatttttaattttgtatatttctttcatcaaaatactatcagatttatatgaaatttattgtgtttgaaagaaatataatccACTCGATCTTTTatggaacgtaacggcaatcttagatcgTAGACAATAAGCGCAGAGAGTAGCTTcacttaccaaaatggcgaaacttgtaaacaaacttgttttgaagttggaaaattgtctgtaacaatttttgttgtgAAAATAACACGCCAGAGTTTTAGATTGCTaggaagaccattcgtattgcgaaagCAAATACACGtcaatgtatcctggtaaaataataatagaaaaccgaaaaagaaatgggccttaATAGAAAAccgaaaaagaaatgggcctaaaagctaaactggtcagaagtctgaacaatacatgtatactggctgcacctccgatcagtgGTCACCTGGTTTAAgtggccaaattgtctgctttcCCTGGCTGgatgcttaagacaggttagactgtatttctatacaatgacaaaTTCAATTGCATTGCACATTTAATCTAACAAGccttaatttgtttatttattatgtctcccccaggagacatattgtttttgccctgtccgtccgtccgtacgtacgtcacacttcatttccgagcaataactggagaaccatttgacctagaaccttcaaactttatagggttgtagggctgctggagtagacgacccctattgtttttgagatcactctgtcaaaggtcaaggtcacaggggcctgaacattgaaaaccatttccgatcaataactagagaaccacctgacccagaatgttgaaacttcataggatgattggtcatgaagagtagatgacccctattgattttggggtcactccatcaaaggtcaaggtcacaggggcctgaacatggaaaaccatttccgatcaataactagagaaccacttgacccagaatgttgaaacttcataggataattggtcatgaagagtagatgacccatattgattttagggtcactccgtcaaaggtcaaggtcacaggggcctgaacattgaaaaccatttccgaacaataactagagaaccacttgacccagaatgttgaaacttcataggatgattggtcataaagagtagatgacccctattgattttggggtcactccatcaaaggtcaaggtcacaggggcctgaacatggaaaaccatttccgatcaataactagagaactacttgacccagaatgttgaaacttcataggatgattgtacatgcaaagaagatgacccctatcgattttggggtcactccagtaaaggtcaaggtcacaggggcctgaacatggaaaaccatttccggtcagtaacttgagaaccacttgacccagaatgatgaaacttcataggatgattggtcatgcagagtagatgaaccctaacgattttggggtcactctgttaaaggtcaaggccacaggggcctgaacatggaaaaccatttccaatcaataacttgagaacctctcgacccagaatgttgaaacttcataggatgattgttcatgcagagtaaatgacccctattgtttttggggtcactccattaaaggtcaaggtcacaggtgcctgaacattgataaccagttccgatcaataacttgataaccacttgacccagaatgttgaaacttcataggatgattgaacatgcagagtagatgacccctattgattttggggtcagtcaattaaaggtcaaggtcacagtggcctgttcatgtaaaatcattttttggaaataacttgagaaccacttgacctacagtgttgaaacttaataggatgattggacatgcagagtagatgacccctatttattttgaggtcacttgatcaaaggtcaaggtcacaggagcctgaacagtgacttgagaaccactaggccaagagtgttgaaatttagcgggatgactggacatgccaagtagatgatccctattgcagccaaccatcagtgtctctttgacttttgctcctgacccctattgacttcttgcctataggactttgtattgggggagacatgcgcttttttacaaaagcattttctagtttatttgggttttatggtgcaccaacacagtataggttatatggcgccaaacaggactacaagttttggttccacatctcagttacatcgaaataaaaacattaggtatggaatcaaaatttgcatacctgctggaatcacagagttactgaaaaaccaagtgttaagaccctataagtcgcctcttacgatcatgcaagggtaaggcagtggttccaatgcttttcatacacagatcgtgccagaaccacatggggcctaacaagccttaaaaaaataaatgttgaaatgtaaacactcacaaaaatttaaaaagtaacacctacacctgctgttatcgcaaataaaacaattatcaaaaattgaAACAATGTCATAAAGtttctaaaatacagtgtcttaatatagggaaaaactttgaaaatattcttgttcaaaaccacagagcctagtgctttgatatttggtatgtagcatcatctagtggtcctctgccaagatgattcaaattatttccttggggtcaaatatggccctgccccgggggtcacatggtttatatagacttatatagaaaaaaactttgaaaaacctcttgtccaaaaccacagggcctaggactttgatatgttgtatgtgacattatctagtggtcttctactaagattgttcaaattattcccctagggtcaaatatggccctgccctgggggtcacatggtttacatagacttatatagggaaaaactttgaaaatcttcttgtccaaaccacaaagcataaggctttgatatttgaaatgtagcatcatctagtggtcctagtgcctactttcacatttctgtagctacagccttcaatttggaccacatgcatagttttgtgtaccgaaaaaatctttgactttgacattgttttagtgacctatttttggaccacatgcatggttttgtgttctgaaataaaatttgaccttgaatttgacctagtgacctactttcacatttctcaagctacagccttcaaatttggaccacatgcatagttttgtataccgaaatgagctttgatcttgagattgacctagtgaccttttttcacatttctgaagctacaggctttaaAATTGGTTcacatacatatttttgtgttctgaattgaaatttgacattgatttttgcCTAGTATCTACTTTAActtttctaaagctacagcctccaagttagaagcacatgcatagtttcatgtaccgaaatgaactttgaccttgaaattgatctagtgacctactttcacatttctcaagctgcagctttcaaatttagaccacatgcatgaaccacatgcacagtgttgtgtaccgaaatgaaattttaccttgattttgaccttgagctagtcttgaaatttggaacattcaaaaatggctcaatgttgggcgccaagatcactttgtgatctcttgtttactaaattatgcctcctttttgaCTGTTGtattcattcaactgacaaggctgttgaatagtcgagcgttgctgtcctccgacagctcttgtttacttcaAGATTATTATGCCCTGTTGCTAGTACATAGTTTAAATTCCTTCAGAATCACTACTTTCATGTATATGTGTCTATCTGGTGGCTTCCTTGTTCAATCTCAGTAGTATCTTTCTTTTGTTTCCACATTGTTTCCCCTACAAACCTAGAATATTAAAATCATCCATATCTGGCACTGGTTGATCCTTTGATTTAACTTGTTCATGTTTGATCTGCATGCTATGTTACCTTTTTTACCTAAGAAAAGGTAAGCACTCCCCAGATAGAAGTATTGTGATCCTGGTAACCCTTTAGATAATGAACCTCCTGTTAATAAACTAGATGCAGTATGGCAAGTCATGATCTTTGTTATGATAGTGGtgtaaataattgtaaataccacatgaaaatgttatttcattgaaaaacaaTCAAAATCACTTTGAGAAAAAATAGCAGAAAACTTACTTGTAAATCagcaattaatatgaaatataaactcTGACTGGAACAAAAGTCCTATGGAGCTGTAAGGTCAAGACTTATTGCAAATAAGAGAGAAGGGGGAAgtcttctgaaataaaattaatgtctaAATCCCCCGAAATTAGAAGAAAAACTTAACATAAAGTTTAACTTTTTACAATACATCGGATTTAAAGCATCGTTAacttcatataaataaaaaattctgaagaTAACTGGGGTTACAAAACTAACATATCCTATAAGACCacccaaaataaatttattttttaaaagcacaAAAGGATGTAGTGATTTTAacaatattcttaataaaaataatgatgttCCAACATCTAAAGGTAAATGGGACAAAACTTACAATATAGAAAATGAAACTTGGAAAGAGATCTATCAATCCCCCTTTAATCTCCCAATAAGCTTATTATTACTAGTACAATGGTTTCAGTATAGAATAAACCACagaaatcatatttatataagaTCAAAATTGGACGTGCGCATATTGCATacagtattttatgtatttggacggttcaacagtcccatgttaaacatacgataaagcccgaaacgcgtgaaaatgttctgaaagtaaatcggatgaagtaggcgctctatgtacagagtttgattatgcgtcttgaaatctggatttaatttgagttttttgtttttttacaaaacacaaaaatgatttaagggataacaatgctatctgatttagatattaaaacgttcgttaataatcaaaaacttaaaaatacagtaaaaaggatcatcagatgttggaatatttgaaaagtcgctaaaagaagccgttctacctaagcagtttttatttaacggttaagaaacaaaatggagaagattatgaatggcagcggatgggcggtcagcatccaaaacatgtctgctctataattcagttttcgtcggatcttcaccaaacttgctgacaatgtttgtgggcattacatctcggccagtttcgataaccagccaaattgtaccaggcactctttgattatagtccttgaattactcgaaaaacaggaaatttagccttgtccgctcttttaagtctaacagttttcatctgatctttaccaaacttgctgacaatgtttgtgggcataacatctcagccaagtattataacCACCCATATCGCAAAATGGCTGTTGTAgagaggttgcaccatatactttttagctcacctgtcaaaaagtgacaaggtgagcttttgtgatcgcacggtgtccctcgtccgtccgtccgtccatgcgtccgtaaacttttgcttgtgaccactctagaggtcacatatttcatgggatctttatgaaagttggtcagaatgtttatcttgatgatatctaagtcaagttcaaaactgggtcacgtgccatcaaaaactaggtcagtaggtctaaaaatagaaaaaccttgtgacctctctagaggccatatatttcaaagatcttcatgaaaattggtcagaatgttcaccttgatgatatctaggtcaagttcgaaactgggtcacgtccagtccaaaactaggtcagtaggtttaaaaacagaaaaaccttgtgacctctctagaggccatatatttgacaagatcttcatgaaaattggtcagaacgttcaccttgatgatatctaggccagcttcaaaactgggtcacgtgctgtcaaaaactaggtcagtaggtcaaataatagaaaaaccttgtgacctctctaaaggccatatttttcatgggatctgtatgaaagttggtctgaatgttcatcttgatgatatctaggtcagtttcgaaactgggtcacgtgcggtcaaaaattaggtcagtaggtctaaaaatagaaaaaccttgtgacctctctagaggccatatatttcatgagatcttcatgaagattggtgagaatgttcaccttgatgatatctaggtcaagttcgaaaatgggtcacgtgtcgtcaaaaactaggtcagtaggtcaaataatagaaaaactttgtgacctctctagaggccatatttttcatgggatctgtatgaatattggtttgaatgttcatcttgatgatatctagatcaagttcgaaagtgggtcacgtgctgtcaaaaactaggtcagtaggtcaaataatagaaaaaccttgtgacctctctaaaggccatatttttcatgggatctgtatgaaagttggtctgaatgttcatcttgatgatatctaggtcaagttcgaaacagggtcatgtgcggtcaaaaactaggtcagtaggtcaaataatagaaaaaccttgtgacctctctaaaggccatatttttcatgggatctgtatgaaagttggtcagaatgttcaccttgatgatatctaggtcaagtttgaaactgggtcacgtgccataaaaaactagtaggtagagcgtcggtctacggatcgcggggtcgtgagttcgatcctcgggcggggcgtatgttctccgtgactatttgataaatgacattgtgtctgaaatcattagtcctccacctctgattcatgtggggaagttggcagttacttgcggagaactggtttgtactggtacagaatccaggaacactggttaggttaactgcccgccgttacatgactataatactgttgaaaaacggcgttaaacccaaaacaaacaaacaaaatctctagagaccatatttttcatgggatctgtatgaaagttggtctgaatgttcatcttgatgatatctaggtcaagttcgaaagtgggtcacgtgcctttaaaaactaggtcagtaggtcaaataatagaaaaaccttgcgacctctctaaaggccatatttttcatgggatctgtatgaaagttggtctgaatgttcgtcttgatgatacctaggtcaagttcgaaacagggtcatgtgcggtcaaaaagtaggtcagtagatcaaaaatagaaaaaccttgtgacctctctagaggccatacttgtgaatggatctccataacttttgcttgtgaccactctagaggtcacattttttgtgggatctttatgaaagttggtcagaatgttcatcttgacgatatctaggtcaagttcgaaagtgggtcacatgccttcaaaaagtaggtcagtaggtcaaataatagaaaaaccttgtgacctctctagaggccatatttttcatgggatctgtatgaaagttggtctgaatgtttatcttgatgatatataggtcaagtttgaaactgggtcaactgcgatcaaaaactaggtcagtaggtcttgaaatagaaaaaccttgtgacctctctagaggccatatatttcacaagatctttatgaaaattggtcagaatgttcaccttgatgatatctaggtcaagtttgaaactgggttacgtgccttaaaaaactaggtcagaaggtcaaataataaaaaactttgtgacctctctagaggccatacttttcatgggatctgtatgaaagttggtctgaatgttcatcttgatgatatctagatcaattttgaaactgggtcaactgcggtcaaaaactaggtcagtaggtctaaaattataaaaaatcttttgacctctctagaggccatatttttcaatggatcttcatgaaaattgatctgtatgttcaccttgatgatatctaggtcagttttgaaactgggtcacgtgccatcaaaaactaggccagtaggtataaaaatagaaaaaccttgtgacctgtctagaggccatatttttcatgagatcttcatgaaaattagtgagaatgttcatcttgatgatatctagataaatttcaaaacagggtcacgtaccttcagaaactaggtcaataggtcaaataatagaaaaaccttgtgacctctctagagaccatatttttcaatggatcttcatgaaaattggtcagaatttttatcttgataatatctaggtcaagttcaaaactgggtcacatgagctcaaaaactaggtcactatatcaaataataggaaaaacgatgtcatactcgaaactgggtcatgtgggaagaggtgagcgattcaggaccatcatggtcctcttgttttaatgatgatacgcagaaaaaaaaaacattcaatgaattacatatattacgtatgaagtgaaatagatatagaataaaaaggttatttaaggtaatatgcgccacctaacgaaagtcaacggaccgttatgaaatttttccgaatcaaaattgacgatatttccgattgactggtatttttttcatttttctgttattctccatttcactgctgtaaatcttcaaacatggccactaacgtcattttttcagcagagcgcaaaatgaagTACTTGACTGGTTTTTCGAgtatcgtttttatatacaactatatacaacttctttattttcaagtatatattaaaattatctctccagtgatatataatttgtcatgtttatttcaacgtcacatcagaggcaagcgatttatgaacgcaaaatacGTAAAACTAATGTTGAGTTTCACccgaaattttgtgtaaaaacgCTTATATCTTAAAAACTGTCAGatagtattttgaataaatttcaacagaAGTACAAAATTTCAGTTGCTATCGattccttaaaagaaaaatgggggtcaccgatttagatttcgctctatttaccgttGCGCTTCCCCTACTCCCAGTAAAAATAACGACGTTTTcatacttatttcgtaaatttccaTTAATTCAAATTCAGTTTCTTCTTCTGTTGGTGGATATAAAGAAATAATATCAGTTTC
The DNA window shown above is from Mercenaria mercenaria strain notata unplaced genomic scaffold, MADL_Memer_1 contig_4971, whole genome shotgun sequence and carries:
- the LOC128554362 gene encoding uncharacterized protein LOC128554362 produces the protein ETYEVTAELNPGIVRFKKKSNDWDNWRVKVEEKFNVKIFCSEDAVKVGGMFHDILELENYLESSSALDDPIMSDGMFDSSGKSLVPMPLNEDHFGQIHHSPILVRMSETEYQAFMLLCKLEETTNEEKNIRICYDITAHGMLISTSRNIPTVKQQVERELQILKNNERHIQIQSETDLTLATQAIEKVQEEMKVFCCITSNNQDVMITGLHFDEVEKASCLISQSLQLPVPDQTGMFSYCYRISDLLIFVQKGDIAHTKADCIVVPSVIYIGGINSSSKGIVGQLASIKGSQFKEKCHESATKENKCLKENECRVIKNCSLPLTDQVMLVKIPYIYTVSQEKLKAFEDLLLKVVLTADEQNVYTLALPLLSSDERKGGLTKALSAQQYVRAFERLKEQRKNVRLITIVDKNEEVIETVKTVFGKHLEVVKSDWKLSELTYKYVPTSGYQAGE